The following proteins are co-located in the Rippkaea orientalis PCC 8801 genome:
- a CDS encoding pentapeptide repeat-containing protein: MLEEEQRQIILQGVKTWNRWRSENPAIKPSLVGVNLSEMNLKEVNLSDTNLRETNLSRANLTEANLVAADAREANLVGADLSGANLMKSKLSLAKFGRANLTGASLNRANLSGAIMSLADLSWSTLSWANLSWANLSGANLSHCNLSRANLSGIDLSWANLNWANLSEANLKEAILVTTQALNTNFSHAILTGACIKDWKINLEANLDNINCQYIFLEWEHQERRPLDTNDYFRPGDFARFLTKKTETLELVFTNGIDWEIFLESWRKIENEVNHYDVELQRIEKKSNESLIIGLAVSKDLDKTVLESSFWEHYQTLLKMQDTNNELRKSQILLQRLENTKILNIIQAIAQKNRKK; the protein is encoded by the coding sequence GTGCTAGAGGAAGAACAACGACAGATAATTCTCCAGGGAGTAAAAACTTGGAATCGATGGAGAAGTGAAAATCCAGCCATCAAGCCTAGTCTAGTCGGCGTTAACCTCAGTGAGATGAATCTAAAGGAAGTTAATCTCAGTGACACCAATCTAAGGGAAACTAACTTAAGTCGGGCAAATCTTACTGAAGCTAATTTGGTGGCAGCAGATGCCAGAGAAGCTAATTTAGTGGGGGCTGACTTAAGTGGTGCTAATCTGATGAAATCTAAACTCAGTTTAGCCAAGTTTGGCAGAGCTAACCTAACGGGAGCAAGCCTAAATCGAGCTAATTTAAGTGGGGCTATCATGAGTTTAGCGGATCTGAGTTGGTCAACGTTGAGTTGGGCTAATTTGAGTTGGGCTAACCTCAGTGGGGCTAATCTGAGTCATTGTAACTTGAGTCGAGCCAATTTGAGCGGTATCGATCTGAGTTGGGCTAACTTGAATTGGGCGAATCTGAGTGAAGCGAATCTTAAAGAGGCGATTCTTGTTACCACCCAAGCGTTGAATACAAATTTTAGTCATGCTATTTTAACCGGGGCTTGTATTAAAGACTGGAAGATTAATCTAGAAGCTAATCTTGATAATATTAACTGTCAATATATTTTCCTAGAATGGGAACATCAAGAACGCCGTCCTCTTGATACAAATGACTATTTTAGACCAGGAGATTTTGCAAGATTTTTAACTAAAAAAACAGAAACCTTAGAGTTAGTTTTTACTAATGGAATTGACTGGGAAATTTTTCTAGAATCTTGGCGGAAAATTGAAAACGAAGTTAATCATTACGATGTTGAGCTTCAAAGAATTGAAAAAAAATCGAATGAATCCTTGATTATTGGGTTAGCAGTCTCAAAAGATTTGGATAAAACTGTCCTTGAAAGTTCTTTTTGGGAGCATTATCAAACTCTTTTAAAAATGCAAGATACCAACAACGAATTACGCAAATCACAGATCCTTTTACAAAGACTAGAAAATACTAAAATATTAAATATTATTCAAGCGATCGCTCAGAAGAATCGTAAAAAATAA
- a CDS encoding GUN4 domain-containing protein gives MSSDNPNQPEQEPSLSSLANHQKTTNKFIQGTAQTFIQWMPLLASGGSLISFCLHQEWLQAALNFPIMIVTVIWAAYTESFLKRLREVYEEKARKDVDNLMTWQQKISEALTETIRWQLAGTDDKYLKLQEIPCQDFETEGELSLSFIPQLNEVFVPLELGDLLITGNRGNLLPIPPGFHRGNLNPSEGISIWDLLKNSKQIPSYRHLVLLAWGGYGKTTLLRHVTYIYTQKKQERGVPTLLPVLLRLRDWQEKIAQEHTIDLATFIEHYHIPDLSKKGLSLPPNWAKNHLERGKMLILLDGFDEVRSEWRNPVSNWIACQIKDYRDSYFIMTSRPAGYKEFPQENQHFTGKLYIKKFTLEQQKTFIQRWYLCQERYARGGKMTESIKTIADNRTANLVEQLLEREELADLANNPLMLNMIATLHRSYSGEKLPTRRTELYRDILQLQLWDRPRIKKIQMLLPLDKSQQVLQRLALLMVQENTPQLDYEALINTITPYLNEVDNSLHPRDFIKQIEQVSELLVKKDESHEFAHLSFQGYLAAAEIQRTQQEDLLLQHWQEPWWKETILLYGGQLRNPSPFIRRLININTPEVITLAYNCLKETPRQLDPDVQDQLQLQSISRTVQNARYQKLEEFLKNQQFKEADRETYRVMLETVGKEEEQWLDIKDIDNFPCDDLRIIDHLWVTYSHGKFGFSVQKKIYMDELGGTREYNETIWNEFGDRVGWTKGGGYIGLEDELYELRDTTPIGHLPKYTIHRISSWVSGLGLGFDIVVNLREKIIYFSLLSRAKTCDL, from the coding sequence ATGTCTTCAGATAACCCTAATCAACCAGAACAAGAACCGTCTCTTTCCTCATTAGCCAATCATCAAAAAACAACTAATAAATTTATTCAAGGAACGGCTCAAACTTTCATTCAATGGATGCCATTATTAGCAAGTGGTGGTTCTCTTATCTCTTTTTGTTTGCATCAAGAATGGTTACAAGCAGCCTTGAATTTTCCTATTATGATAGTAACCGTTATTTGGGCTGCTTATACAGAAAGTTTTCTCAAGCGACTCAGAGAAGTTTATGAAGAAAAAGCCAGAAAAGATGTTGATAATTTGATGACTTGGCAACAAAAAATTAGTGAAGCATTAACTGAAACAATACGCTGGCAATTAGCGGGAACTGATGATAAGTATCTCAAACTTCAAGAGATTCCTTGCCAAGATTTTGAAACAGAAGGAGAACTCTCACTCTCTTTTATTCCTCAACTCAATGAAGTATTTGTCCCTCTAGAATTGGGAGATTTATTAATAACAGGAAATCGAGGAAATTTGTTGCCTATTCCTCCTGGGTTTCATCGAGGAAACTTGAACCCATCTGAGGGAATTAGTATCTGGGATTTACTCAAAAATAGCAAACAAATTCCTAGTTATCGCCACTTAGTTCTATTAGCTTGGGGTGGCTATGGTAAAACCACACTATTACGTCACGTCACCTATATTTACACCCAAAAAAAGCAAGAACGGGGAGTTCCTACCTTATTACCTGTCTTACTGAGATTAAGAGATTGGCAAGAAAAAATTGCCCAAGAACATACCATTGATTTAGCAACTTTTATTGAACACTATCATATTCCTGATTTATCTAAAAAGGGGTTATCTTTGCCTCCTAATTGGGCAAAAAATCATTTAGAACGGGGGAAAATGCTCATTTTATTGGATGGATTTGATGAAGTTCGGTCTGAATGGCGTAACCCTGTTAGTAATTGGATTGCGTGCCAGATAAAAGATTACCGAGACTCTTATTTTATCATGACTTCTCGACCCGCAGGATATAAAGAGTTCCCCCAAGAAAACCAACATTTTACGGGTAAATTGTATATTAAAAAATTTACTTTAGAACAACAAAAAACCTTTATTCAACGGTGGTATCTTTGTCAAGAACGCTATGCTAGGGGAGGAAAAATGACTGAATCAATCAAAACTATTGCTGATAACCGAACGGCTAATTTAGTGGAACAATTATTAGAAAGGGAAGAATTAGCAGATTTAGCCAACAATCCTTTAATGTTAAACATGATTGCGACGTTACATCGTTCTTATTCGGGGGAAAAATTACCAACCCGTCGCACAGAACTCTATCGAGATATTCTACAATTACAACTGTGGGATAGACCCCGTATTAAGAAAATTCAAATGCTTCTTCCCCTTGATAAATCTCAACAAGTTTTACAAAGATTAGCTTTATTAATGGTACAAGAAAATACTCCCCAATTGGACTATGAAGCGTTAATCAACACAATAACTCCCTATCTTAATGAGGTTGATAATTCCCTTCACCCCAGAGACTTTATTAAACAAATAGAACAGGTGAGTGAATTATTAGTCAAAAAAGATGAATCCCATGAATTTGCTCATCTGAGTTTTCAAGGCTATTTAGCTGCTGCTGAAATACAACGCACCCAACAAGAAGATTTATTGTTGCAGCATTGGCAAGAACCTTGGTGGAAAGAAACGATTCTTCTTTATGGGGGACAATTGAGAAATCCTTCTCCTTTTATTCGTCGTTTAATTAATATTAATACCCCAGAAGTTATTACTTTAGCCTATAATTGTCTGAAAGAAACTCCCCGTCAACTTGACCCCGATGTTCAAGATCAATTACAATTACAATCAATTTCTAGGACGGTACAAAATGCCCGTTATCAAAAACTAGAAGAATTTCTCAAAAATCAGCAATTCAAAGAAGCTGACAGAGAAACCTATCGGGTGATGCTAGAAACCGTTGGGAAAGAGGAAGAACAATGGCTAGATATAAAAGATATTGATAATTTTCCCTGTGATGATTTACGCATAATTGATCACCTTTGGGTTACATACAGTCACGGTAAATTTGGGTTTAGTGTTCAGAAAAAAATCTATATGGATGAACTGGGAGGGACAAGAGAGTATAATGAAACAATCTGGAATGAATTTGGCGATCGTGTCGGTTGGACAAAGGGAGGTGGCTATATCGGATTAGAAGATGAGCTTTATGAATTACGGGATACTACACCTATCGGACATCTACCGAAATACACTATACATCGGATCTCTTCGTGGGTTAGTGGATTGGGGTTGGGTTTTGATATAGTAGTGAATTTGAGAGAAAAAATTATTTATTTTAGTCTATTATCTCGCGCAAAGACTTGCGATCTGTAA
- a CDS encoding aldo/keto reductase, whose protein sequence is MEMRSLGKTHIPITPIILGTWQAGKRLWVGIQDTEMIHAIKTAVEAGITTIDTAEEYGEGYSERIIAQAVADQRDRLVYATKVFANHLKYNQVIEACERSLKNLKTDYIDLYQIHWPSGSFKTEIVPIEETMNALNYLKEQGKIRAIGVSNFSCSQLEEAMQYGRIDSIQPAYSLFWRNVEVDLMPYCIEHQISILAYSSLAQGLLTGKFKSDHQFDPKDNRYANRLFQGETFKKAEQAVNQLRPIAERYQCTLAQLALAWLIAQPQTHAIAGVRNAQQALDNAKAAEIKLLSEDIELIDRIGQPVSNPFKNDTVMWTW, encoded by the coding sequence ATGGAAATGCGATCGCTTGGAAAAACTCACATTCCTATTACCCCGATTATCCTCGGTACTTGGCAAGCGGGAAAACGTCTGTGGGTGGGTATTCAAGATACAGAAATGATCCACGCTATTAAAACGGCTGTTGAAGCAGGAATTACCACTATTGATACTGCCGAAGAATACGGAGAGGGCTATTCTGAAAGAATTATAGCACAAGCAGTGGCGGATCAACGCGATCGCCTAGTTTATGCGACTAAAGTTTTTGCCAATCATCTGAAATACAATCAAGTGATTGAAGCGTGTGAACGGTCTTTAAAAAATCTTAAAACTGACTATATTGATCTCTATCAAATTCATTGGCCGTCGGGTTCTTTTAAGACAGAAATTGTCCCTATTGAAGAAACAATGAACGCTTTAAACTACCTCAAAGAACAAGGTAAAATTCGGGCTATTGGGGTGTCTAATTTCTCCTGTAGTCAACTTGAAGAAGCGATGCAATATGGTCGAATTGATAGTATACAACCAGCCTATTCTCTATTTTGGCGCAATGTAGAAGTGGATTTGATGCCCTATTGTATTGAACATCAAATATCGATTTTAGCGTATTCTTCCTTAGCCCAAGGATTATTAACGGGAAAATTCAAAAGTGATCATCAATTTGACCCCAAAGATAACCGATATGCTAACCGATTATTCCAGGGAGAAACCTTTAAAAAAGCCGAACAAGCGGTTAATCAATTACGTCCCATTGCTGAGCGTTATCAATGCACTTTAGCTCAATTAGCCCTCGCTTGGTTAATTGCTCAACCCCAAACCCATGCTATTGCTGGAGTTCGTAATGCTCAACAAGCTTTAGACAATGCCAAAGCAGCCGAAATTAAGCTACTATCAGAGGATATTGAACTAATTGATCGTATAGGACAACCTGTTAGTAATCCGTTTAAAAATGATACAGTAATGTGGACTTGGTAA
- a CDS encoding SMI1/KNR4 family protein, with the protein MNPCLTETEIQNFEQQYHVTLPDDYRDFLCYVGNGGAGPMYGLFSLEESIDEIQRHLIEVPQEYYDRLLESCQKDTLWEWMNASRQIQDFFDNKLQSGEINYDFWVQSFPLNNDNALAAIQERINNPTGYFFIDKDYPLGGSLPICHQGCGWMYVLVINGEQRGQIWIAGEQGWLPEFSDETSIQKKFLAWYQSWLDSALFSLENTQN; encoded by the coding sequence CTGAATCCTTGTCTTACAGAGACAGAAATTCAAAACTTTGAACAGCAATATCATGTTACTTTACCCGACGATTATCGAGATTTTTTATGCTATGTTGGTAACGGTGGTGCAGGTCCTATGTATGGACTGTTCTCCTTAGAAGAATCTATTGACGAAATACAACGACATCTTATTGAAGTTCCCCAAGAATATTATGATCGCCTTTTAGAAAGTTGTCAAAAAGATACCCTCTGGGAATGGATGAATGCTAGTCGTCAAATTCAAGATTTTTTCGATAACAAGTTACAATCTGGGGAGATCAACTATGATTTTTGGGTTCAATCTTTTCCCCTAAATAATGACAACGCATTAGCTGCTATTCAGGAAAGAATTAACAACCCAACTGGCTATTTTTTTATTGATAAAGATTATCCCCTTGGGGGATCTCTACCAATTTGCCATCAGGGTTGTGGCTGGATGTACGTTTTAGTTATTAACGGAGAACAGCGCGGTCAAATATGGATAGCTGGAGAACAAGGTTGGCTTCCTGAATTTAGCGATGAGACATCGATTCAAAAAAAATTTTTAGCTTGGTATCAATCCTGGTTAGATAGTGCTTTGTTCTCCCTTGAAAATACTCAAAACTAA
- a CDS encoding pentapeptide repeat-containing protein, with translation MTITSFFRKLSAVFLTVLLSLTLFTVPANAFVATDYDKLLLTNECNGCDLSGVDLSGKDLYGSALLDANLSNANLSGTLLNDAKLTRANLTGADLSNAIMMGITLSEANLTDANLTHADLYNALMSKAILSGATLTDADLESAVISDADLTHAIAQNAILNQAILSRSNLSDGDFSGAKMRSVRLSKATLTSTHLGNADLFRAMMPNDTVYNGNYTQFGAID, from the coding sequence ATGACTATTACATCGTTTTTTCGTAAACTTTCTGCTGTTTTTCTAACGGTTCTTCTGAGCTTAACGCTGTTTACTGTTCCTGCTAACGCTTTTGTTGCGACAGATTACGATAAATTGTTGCTAACCAATGAGTGCAATGGCTGTGATCTATCAGGGGTCGATTTATCGGGCAAGGACTTGTACGGTAGCGCACTCTTAGATGCCAATCTCTCCAACGCCAATTTATCGGGAACGTTGCTTAATGATGCCAAGTTGACCCGCGCCAATCTGACGGGAGCAGACCTATCAAATGCTATCATGATGGGGATAACCTTGTCAGAAGCCAATCTCACCGACGCGAATCTGACTCATGCTGACTTATACAATGCTTTGATGAGTAAGGCGATTTTATCGGGTGCAACCTTAACAGATGCTGATTTAGAATCTGCGGTGATTTCTGATGCTGATTTAACCCATGCGATCGCCCAAAATGCTATCTTGAATCAAGCTATTCTATCCCGTTCTAATCTATCTGATGGGGATTTTTCCGGGGCTAAAATGAGAAGTGTTCGGTTGTCAAAAGCAACCCTTACAAGTACTCATTTAGGTAATGCTGATTTATTTCGTGCAATGATGCCCAATGATACCGTTTATAACGGAAACTATACTCAATTTGGGGCGATTGACTAG
- a CDS encoding ferritin-like domain-containing protein: protein MTDSLKLITTIDDLRYYLIQGMMIEHATLPPYLTALYSLKPGSNLEAFHIIRAIAVEEMLHLTLAANVFNAVGGDIKGVLTNPSFIPTYPTYLPTGETEFQVHLKKFSPETVQTFLNIERSKEVDESKPLVVSRTKQEWLKIHGYDPTYSYYSIGLFYAEVIRGLQALHREMGDALFCGDPNKQITREYYYDGAGEIVPVYDLRSAIRALRVIQEQGEGSRHGTIWDAERELCHYYRFQQLELGQYYVIDKEDPENSDQPDHPTGDTFTVDWDAVYPILEDAKLENYPQGTELYTAAQEFKQAYHQFLAQIEFSFNGHPEKLLPSVGGMFKLRDLATLLIRNPIPGMDGVNAAPIY, encoded by the coding sequence ATGACTGATAGTTTAAAGTTAATTACCACCATTGACGACCTGCGTTACTATCTGATTCAGGGCATGATGATAGAACACGCAACCCTTCCCCCTTACCTAACGGCTTTATATTCCCTCAAACCAGGGTCTAATTTAGAAGCCTTTCATATTATTCGGGCGATCGCAGTGGAAGAAATGCTCCATCTCACCCTAGCGGCCAATGTCTTTAATGCCGTAGGAGGAGATATTAAAGGGGTTTTAACGAATCCTAGCTTTATTCCCACCTATCCCACCTATCTCCCCACCGGAGAAACCGAGTTTCAGGTTCATCTGAAGAAGTTTTCTCCCGAAACCGTCCAGACGTTCTTGAATATCGAACGGTCTAAGGAAGTGGATGAAAGCAAACCCTTAGTGGTGTCTCGAACCAAGCAAGAATGGCTCAAAATTCACGGTTATGACCCCACCTACAGCTACTACAGCATCGGACTATTCTATGCAGAAGTCATCCGGGGGTTACAGGCACTCCATCGAGAAATGGGAGACGCGCTTTTCTGTGGTGATCCTAACAAGCAAATTACCCGCGAATATTACTACGACGGTGCAGGAGAGATCGTCCCCGTCTACGATCTGCGGTCTGCCATCCGTGCGTTAAGAGTCATTCAAGAACAAGGGGAAGGATCGAGACACGGAACCATCTGGGATGCAGAACGGGAACTGTGTCATTACTATCGTTTCCAACAACTGGAGTTAGGACAATACTACGTCATCGATAAAGAAGATCCCGAAAATTCCGATCAACCTGATCATCCCACCGGGGACACCTTTACCGTTGATTGGGACGCGGTTTATCCCATCCTAGAAGATGCTAAGCTAGAAAACTATCCTCAAGGAACAGAACTCTACACAGCCGCGCAGGAGTTCAAACAAGCTTACCATCAGTTTTTGGCACAGATTGAATTTTCCTTTAATGGTCATCCAGAAAAGTTACTTCCCTCGGTGGGGGGAATGTTCAAACTCAGAGACTTGGCCACGTTATTAATTCGTAACCCCATACCAGGGATGGATGGGGTTAATGCTGCACCGATTTATTAA
- a CDS encoding GMC family oxidoreductase, translating into MSQKIVTVDSETVSNTVYDVVIVGAGIAGAIVAKQLSEQGKRVLILEASTSEGLTLEGFQGYVERFYGSVVKHGNSPYPLNANALSPTDDVIRYFEEKGPLPLSGSYTRVFGGTTMHWEGKTLRMLPEDFKLKTNYGHGLDWPITDQDLWKYYRQAEYEIGVSGNTAEQRQLGITFEYDDYVFPMKELPPSYLDKKVREKIQGTTVDFHGETRELGLSTFPQGRNSIPNSDYKTYNDGYDFVPDGVASKVPVEYGERCQGNANCVPICPVQAKYDARKTLNTIAFGDRVHLLAQTVASEVEIDPQTGRVTAIHYKHYQDRSIPSYTVGTARGKLFVLATNAVENAKLMLASHLPSTSGLMGRNLMDHPFVLAWALMPQVTGTMRGPLVTSGIASFRRGDFRKEQCAFGIDIHNDGWGWSGTGATDIVRDAVDNHKKYGSELRQELISRISRQLLLAFMCELPADPSNRVSIDPHYKDQIGNYRPVIHFNIPDYCKKTIAYCRELSKTIFQRLGAEDHTHYDKSDPAYFEYEGEGYWFRGGNHFSGTHVMGTTKYNSVVNAQQRSWDHENLYLVGAGSMPSIGTSNTTLSIAALAFLASEQMLKDLNA; encoded by the coding sequence ATGAGCCAAAAAATTGTAACAGTTGATAGCGAGACTGTCTCTAACACCGTCTACGATGTCGTTATTGTCGGAGCAGGGATCGCGGGAGCCATTGTCGCCAAACAATTGAGCGAACAAGGAAAGCGAGTTTTAATCTTAGAAGCGTCCACCAGTGAGGGTCTAACCCTAGAAGGCTTCCAAGGCTATGTCGAAAGATTCTACGGCTCTGTGGTCAAACACGGTAACTCCCCCTATCCCCTCAATGCCAACGCCTTGAGTCCAACGGATGACGTGATTCGCTATTTTGAAGAAAAAGGTCCCTTACCCCTTAGTGGGTCTTATACACGGGTATTCGGGGGAACCACCATGCACTGGGAAGGCAAAACCCTACGGATGTTACCCGAAGACTTCAAATTAAAGACCAATTACGGTCACGGACTCGACTGGCCTATTACCGATCAAGACCTGTGGAAGTATTATCGTCAAGCGGAGTATGAAATCGGGGTTTCTGGGAACACCGCCGAACAAAGACAACTCGGCATTACCTTTGAGTACGATGATTACGTCTTCCCCATGAAAGAACTCCCCCCGTCTTACTTAGATAAGAAAGTACGGGAGAAGATACAGGGAACGACCGTGGACTTCCATGGAGAAACACGGGAATTAGGCCTAAGTACCTTTCCCCAAGGTCGCAATAGTATTCCGAACTCAGACTACAAAACCTACAACGATGGTTACGACTTCGTACCCGATGGAGTAGCGAGTAAAGTCCCGGTTGAGTATGGAGAACGGTGTCAAGGAAACGCCAACTGTGTGCCTATTTGTCCCGTTCAAGCCAAATATGATGCCAGAAAAACCCTCAATACCATTGCCTTTGGCGATCGCGTCCATCTGTTGGCTCAAACCGTCGCTTCTGAAGTAGAAATTGACCCCCAAACCGGTCGAGTGACTGCCATTCACTACAAACACTACCAAGATAGAAGCATCCCTTCCTATACCGTAGGAACCGCCAGAGGTAAGCTATTTGTCCTAGCGACTAATGCCGTCGAAAACGCTAAATTAATGCTCGCTTCCCACCTACCGAGCACCAGTGGACTGATGGGACGCAATTTGATGGATCACCCCTTCGTTCTAGCTTGGGCACTGATGCCTCAAGTTACCGGAACCATGCGCGGTCCCTTGGTCACATCGGGTATTGCCAGTTTCCGTCGAGGAGACTTTCGCAAAGAACAATGCGCTTTCGGCATCGATATCCATAACGACGGTTGGGGATGGTCAGGAACGGGTGCAACGGATATCGTTCGAGATGCCGTCGATAACCACAAAAAATATGGGTCTGAACTGCGTCAGGAATTAATCAGTCGGATCTCACGGCAGCTACTGCTGGCCTTTATGTGCGAATTACCCGCCGATCCCAGTAACCGCGTTAGCATCGATCCCCACTATAAAGATCAAATTGGCAATTATCGTCCCGTTATTCACTTTAATATCCCCGATTATTGCAAAAAAACCATCGCCTATTGCCGTGAGCTTTCTAAGACGATTTTCCAGCGTTTAGGCGCGGAAGATCACACCCATTACGATAAGTCAGACCCTGCCTATTTTGAGTACGAAGGTGAAGGTTACTGGTTCCGAGGAGGGAATCACTTTTCGGGAACCCATGTCATGGGGACGACCAAATATAACTCCGTGGTCAATGCTCAACAGCGTTCTTGGGATCATGAGAACCTCTACTTAGTCGGTGCAGGAAGTATGCCTTCTATTGGTACGTCTAATACAACCTTAAGTATCGCTGCCTTAGCCTTTTTAGCCTCTGAACAGATGCTAAAAGACTTAAACGCTTAA
- the iolE gene encoding myo-inosose-2 dehydratase: MLKKFSRLFISLSLVILMGITMALPANAAVKQTYSQSSDTSVSLVPKTPIFSPTDVRLGITPTGWSNSDDLTMDLNPPISYKQIISEIALSGFKGLQGAPKFPKDVNVLKKDLEVRGLTISEPWVGTYFTIGAQEDSQRIFEEQMAFMRNFDSNVIVVAELGAAVHQQPIEPLNNRPKFTDEQWTQLIDGLNSLGDQAFANNMVLCYHPHVGTGVETRADIDRLMEGTKDHHLYLLLDTGHLYYSGVTQEGILDIISTYGDRIKHVHLKNIRQPILNKAKEQELSFLSAIRTGVFTVPGDTAGIINFDAILNKLAEVNYKGWLMVEAEQDPSNTTIKPLREPLEYAFMARNYLKQVTGL, from the coding sequence ATGCTGAAAAAATTTAGTCGTTTATTCATTTCCCTGAGTTTGGTGATCCTAATGGGGATCACGATGGCACTTCCTGCGAATGCTGCCGTTAAACAGACCTATTCCCAGTCTTCTGACACTTCAGTCTCTTTAGTGCCTAAAACGCCTATTTTTAGCCCCACAGATGTCCGTTTAGGCATTACCCCCACTGGATGGAGTAACAGTGATGATCTGACGATGGACCTTAACCCTCCTATTTCCTATAAACAGATTATCAGTGAAATTGCCTTATCCGGGTTTAAAGGACTGCAAGGAGCCCCAAAATTCCCTAAAGATGTCAATGTTTTGAAAAAAGACCTAGAAGTACGCGGGTTAACCATTTCTGAACCTTGGGTTGGGACCTATTTTACCATCGGTGCTCAAGAAGACAGTCAACGGATCTTTGAGGAACAGATGGCTTTCATGCGGAATTTTGATAGTAATGTTATCGTCGTTGCTGAACTCGGTGCGGCAGTGCATCAACAACCCATCGAACCCTTAAACAACCGTCCCAAGTTTACCGATGAACAGTGGACACAGTTAATTGATGGCTTAAATTCTTTAGGGGATCAAGCCTTTGCTAATAATATGGTCTTATGTTACCATCCCCACGTTGGAACGGGAGTAGAAACCCGCGCAGATATCGATCGCCTGATGGAAGGAACCAAGGATCACCATCTGTATTTACTGCTGGATACGGGTCATCTGTACTATTCGGGTGTGACCCAAGAGGGTATTTTAGACATTATTAGTACCTACGGCGATCGCATCAAGCACGTTCACCTGAAAAACATCCGTCAACCCATCTTAAACAAAGCCAAAGAGCAAGAATTGAGCTTTTTAAGTGCTATTCGCACAGGAGTTTTTACCGTTCCTGGTGATACTGCTGGAATTATTAACTTTGACGCTATTTTAAATAAATTAGCTGAAGTTAACTATAAAGGCTGGTTAATGGTAGAAGCGGAACAAGATCCCAGTAATACCACTATTAAACCGCTACGGGAACCCTTAGAATATGCTTTCATGGCACGCAATTATCTCAAACAAGTAACAGGGTTATAA
- a CDS encoding nuclear transport factor 2 family protein, with protein sequence MNSDREAIRKVFEQTYPDNVRSRDLESYGQMYTENALWMAPNVIDRCGIPDIIEGFAETIATQDIDPTFTAEEIEVMGTFGYVLGISEATIYPHDGSATRQAKFRALWLMKKEGEQWLIDRQIWNNKPV encoded by the coding sequence ATGAATAGCGATCGCGAGGCAATTAGAAAAGTTTTTGAACAAACCTATCCCGACAATGTGAGATCAAGAGATCTCGAAAGTTACGGACAAATGTACACCGAAAATGCTCTCTGGATGGCTCCCAATGTGATTGATCGCTGTGGTATTCCTGATATTATTGAAGGGTTTGCCGAAACCATTGCTACTCAAGATATTGATCCCACCTTTACAGCAGAAGAAATCGAAGTTATGGGGACTTTTGGCTATGTTCTCGGCATTTCTGAGGCAACCATTTATCCCCACGATGGGAGTGCCACCAGACAAGCTAAATTTCGGGCTCTATGGCTAATGAAAAAAGAAGGAGAACAGTGGTTAATTGATCGACAAATCTGGAATAACAAACCTGTGTAG
- a CDS encoding DUF4904 domain-containing protein: MNREAVVKIIDQYLCAFESGNFSEVQFSSKMQFISPIREEPVVGNDTIRGFLTDVSSRIAAVTIREHIIDYPKASSLFEFKTTKGDVFIFLDYFEFDEEGISLIWPCLDPKLLIADSQRLPQFLTGENY, from the coding sequence ATGAACAGAGAAGCCGTTGTCAAAATTATTGATCAATATTTATGTGCCTTTGAGTCAGGGAATTTTTCAGAAGTACAATTCTCCTCAAAGATGCAGTTTATTAGTCCCATTCGGGAAGAACCTGTAGTGGGAAATGACACAATTAGAGGTTTTTTAACCGATGTATCTAGCCGTATTGCAGCAGTAACTATCCGCGAACATATTATTGATTATCCCAAAGCGTCGAGTTTGTTTGAATTTAAAACAACCAAGGGAGATGTTTTCATTTTTCTTGATTATTTTGAGTTTGATGAAGAAGGAATATCCTTAATTTGGCCGTGTTTAGATCCTAAACTGTTAATTGCTGATTCTCAGCGTTTACCACAATTTCTTACAGGAGAAAATTACTAA